In Saprospiraceae bacterium, one DNA window encodes the following:
- a CDS encoding SPASM domain-containing protein codes for MNWYIKDTWRFLQKLTIRRIVNALKLFTSFYLTKWTRRPIQWGLPMTISFEPTTACNLRCPECPSGLRSFTRETGNLKTDFFRKTIDELYTDLVYLIFYFQGEPYINPDFLSMVKYASDKGIYTITSTNGHFLNEENAKKTIESGIDRVIISVDGTTQEVYENYRKAGKLETVLQGARNLVKWKKALNSNTPHIIFQFLVVKPNEHQIPEIYKLAKEIGVDEVKLKTAQVYDYKYGNELIPDIEKFSRYAKQADGTYKVKNELLNHCWKLWHACVITWDGIVVPCCFDKDAEHRLGDLKNADFRAIWHSENYHQFRTALLKGREQIDICKNCTEGCKVWA; via the coding sequence ATGAATTGGTATATCAAAGATACATGGCGGTTTCTCCAAAAATTGACCATAAGACGTATTGTTAATGCATTAAAATTATTTACTTCATTTTACCTTACAAAATGGACAAGAAGGCCTATTCAATGGGGCTTGCCCATGACCATATCATTTGAACCTACGACTGCCTGCAATCTAAGGTGTCCTGAGTGTCCGTCGGGACTGAGAAGTTTTACCAGAGAGACAGGCAATCTCAAGACAGATTTTTTCAGGAAAACGATCGATGAACTTTATACGGACCTGGTGTACCTCATTTTTTATTTTCAGGGAGAGCCGTATATCAACCCTGATTTTCTGTCTATGGTCAAATATGCATCCGATAAAGGGATTTACACCATTACTTCTACAAACGGACATTTTTTGAATGAAGAAAATGCCAAAAAAACGATTGAATCAGGGATAGACAGAGTGATAATATCAGTGGATGGCACTACTCAGGAAGTATATGAAAACTATAGAAAAGCAGGAAAACTGGAGACTGTATTACAAGGCGCAAGAAATCTTGTGAAATGGAAAAAGGCATTAAATTCCAATACACCTCATATCATCTTTCAGTTTCTGGTAGTCAAACCCAATGAACATCAAATACCTGAAATATATAAACTTGCAAAAGAAATAGGCGTTGATGAAGTCAAACTCAAAACTGCTCAGGTGTATGACTACAAATACGGTAATGAATTGATACCAGACATAGAAAAATTTTCAAGATATGCCAAACAAGCCGATGGTACTTATAAAGTTAAAAACGAATTACTGAACCATTGCTGGAAATTGTGGCACGCATGTGTGATAACCTGGGACGGCATCGTGGTACCATGTTGTTTTGATAAAGATGCTGAGCACAGACTAGGTGACCTCAAAAATGCTGATTTCAGGGCTATATGGCATAGCGAAAATTATCATCAATTCAGAACTGCATTGCTTAAAGGAAGGGAGCAGATAGATATTTGTAAAAATTGTACTGAAGGTTGTAAAGTGTGGGCATAA
- a CDS encoding transposase has protein sequence MPYKHMSIGVYERRCSCGACCVSSFPDHVKSPISYGRNIETLCGYFSARQYVSVSRIREMFADVFNLNISEGTIVNKIKSLAQRCMPQYEEIQKEVQQSSCVGTDETGGKVNGKLRWLWAWQTRLVTFIVVSSNRGFETIEKYFGEGFVNTILVHDCWKAHFIIGAKGRQICLSHILRELQYFIEKRNKWAYELTKLIWKALALKK, from the coding sequence TTGCCATACAAACATATGAGCATAGGGGTGTACGAAAGACGTTGTAGTTGTGGAGCTTGTTGTGTCAGTTCTTTTCCTGACCATGTAAAGAGTCCGATAAGTTATGGTCGAAACATTGAGACATTATGTGGATACTTTTCAGCCAGACAGTATGTGAGCGTATCCAGAATACGAGAGATGTTTGCAGACGTATTCAATCTAAACATCAGCGAAGGAACAATTGTCAATAAAATAAAGTCTTTGGCACAAAGATGTATGCCACAGTATGAAGAAATACAAAAAGAGGTACAACAAAGTAGCTGTGTGGGAACAGATGAAACAGGAGGCAAGGTAAACGGTAAGTTGCGATGGTTGTGGGCATGGCAAACAAGATTAGTCACCTTTATAGTAGTTTCATCAAATAGAGGCTTTGAAACTATTGAGAAGTACTTTGGCGAAGGATTTGTTAATACTATATTGGTCCATGATTGCTGGAAGGCACACTTCATCATAGGGGCAAAAGGACGTCAGATATGCCTAAGCCATATACTTAGAGAATTACAATACTTTATTGAAAAGAGAAATAAATGGGCTTACGAGTTGACTAAATTAATATGGAAAGCCTTGGCTCTAAAAAAATAA
- a CDS encoding transposase, producing the protein MKRYIPKIKNYILYKKRLNKHQQYLLTFLKVMEVPPDNNFSEQAIRNVKVKLKVSGQFRSDQGASYYAVLRSVIDTAIKRNLNVLQVLANA; encoded by the coding sequence ATAAAGAGATACATTCCAAAGATAAAAAACTACATACTTTACAAAAAAAGACTAAACAAACACCAACAATATCTACTTACTTTTCTAAAAGTAATGGAAGTACCACCAGACAACAACTTTAGCGAACAAGCCATCAGAAACGTAAAGGTAAAACTCAAGGTTAGCGGTCAGTTTAGGTCAGACCAAGGTGCTTCATATTATGCAGTCCTAAGATCAGTTATTGATACTGCTATAAAAAGAAATCTAAACGTTCTCCAAGTATTAGCTAATGCTTAA
- a CDS encoding ATP-binding protein — MKLFLSYKNSFKTFQQIRDRYIDIFPQVEDIKVEPLDYEDEVDLPFFFKEYPFIQIKERGVEKWIKQEYISSGMFRSLIHISEIYLCSEGSVFLIDEFENSLGINCINELTSDILASKRQTQFILTSHHPYIINNIGFSNWKLVTRTKGVVKTHNPYEYNIGKSKHDAFMQLIQLEQYQTGAEI; from the coding sequence ATAAAATTATTTCTTAGTTACAAAAATTCATTCAAAACTTTTCAACAAATTCGTGACAGGTATATTGATATATTTCCACAAGTTGAAGATATTAAAGTTGAACCATTAGATTATGAAGATGAGGTTGACCTTCCTTTTTTCTTTAAAGAATATCCTTTTATTCAAATTAAGGAAAGAGGAGTTGAAAAATGGATTAAGCAAGAATATATCTCTTCAGGAATGTTTCGAAGCTTAATTCATATAAGTGAAATTTATCTTTGCAGTGAAGGTAGTGTGTTTTTAATTGACGAATTTGAAAACAGTTTAGGAATAAACTGTATCAATGAATTAACTAGTGATATTCTGGCTTCGAAAAGGCAAACCCAATTTATATTAACTAGCCACCACCCTTATATAATAAATAATATTGGATTTTCAAATTGGAAACTAGTTACAAGGACCAAAGGAGTAGTAAAGACACATAATCCTTATGAATATAATATTGGCAAATCAAAACATGATGCATTCATGCAGTTAATTCAACTCGAGCAATATCAAACTGGCGCAGAAATATGA
- a CDS encoding insulinase family protein, with protein sequence MINRKTGPIINKIDKLLLPDYELHTLPNGIKVCEINSGSQDIIKFEIFHKAGRAIEDHHLAGRAVSSLIKDGTATKNSAELSEAIDYFGASIKSASNMDYSYCTLYSLTKHFGNVIPVLHDMYHHPIFPEDETEKFKNLNIQKLREELSKNEVLAYRKITEEIYGTTHPYGYNSTEADYTSLTSDMLKDHFQNYYGSDNCHIFISGRITDEIRKVTADLFGSEHKISKKKNYAHIPSDVLGRKINITTKNEHQCALKTGHHLFNKNHPDHAAFFLLNVVFGGYFGSRLMMSIREEKGYTYDISSNMDQYLYDGCFYVSTEADPGYIEPILSEVHHQMDLLCQEKIGDKELDMVKNYLMGTFLNMLDGPMNTSSVVKSMILTDKRPEDFIAFSQELVQMPKERIMEVAQKYFKPKDFIEVIVSPE encoded by the coding sequence ATGATCAACCGGAAAACTGGGCCAATTATTAATAAAATAGATAAATTATTACTTCCTGATTATGAACTACATACACTACCAAATGGCATAAAAGTATGTGAAATAAATTCAGGAAGTCAGGACATCATAAAATTTGAAATATTTCATAAAGCAGGTCGGGCGATAGAAGATCATCATCTGGCCGGGAGAGCTGTTTCTTCCCTTATCAAAGATGGGACGGCCACCAAAAATTCGGCAGAGCTCTCTGAAGCGATAGATTATTTTGGTGCCAGTATCAAGTCAGCATCAAATATGGATTATTCTTATTGTACATTATACAGCCTTACAAAACATTTTGGCAATGTCATTCCTGTACTCCATGATATGTATCATCATCCGATATTTCCAGAGGACGAAACAGAAAAGTTCAAAAATCTCAATATTCAGAAGTTAAGGGAAGAGTTATCAAAAAATGAAGTCTTGGCCTATAGAAAGATAACAGAAGAAATCTACGGAACAACCCATCCTTATGGTTATAATAGTACCGAGGCAGATTATACTTCTCTCACATCTGATATGTTGAAGGATCATTTTCAGAACTATTATGGCAGCGACAATTGCCATATTTTCATAAGTGGGCGTATCACAGATGAAATCAGAAAAGTGACAGCAGACCTTTTTGGTTCCGAACACAAAATCAGCAAAAAGAAAAACTATGCACATATCCCATCTGATGTACTGGGACGTAAAATCAATATTACAACCAAAAATGAACACCAGTGTGCCTTGAAAACAGGGCACCATTTATTCAATAAAAATCACCCGGATCATGCAGCATTTTTTCTGTTGAATGTAGTCTTTGGCGGATACTTTGGCAGCAGACTCATGATGAGTATCCGTGAAGAAAAAGGATATACTTATGATATTTCCAGCAATATGGATCAATATCTTTATGATGGCTGTTTTTATGTAAGTACGGAGGCAGATCCCGGCTATATTGAACCCATTCTCAGCGAAGTGCACCATCAGATGGATTTACTTTGTCAGGAAAAAATTGGAGATAAAGAATTGGATATGGTAAAAAATTATTTAATGGGAACATTTTTAAATATGCTTGATGGTCCTATGAATACATCTTCGGTTGTGAAGAGTATGATACTCACTGATAAAAGACCTGAAGATTTTATAGCTTTCAGTCAGGAATTGGTACAAATGCCTAAGGAAAGAATCATGGAAGTTGCCCAAAAATATTTTAAGCCTAAAGACTTTATCGAGGTAATAGTGTCTCCTGAATAA
- a CDS encoding rod shape-determining protein, with amino-acid sequence MRFFNFFTQELAVDLGTANTLIIQNDKVVVDEPSIVAVNRNTNEVIAVGQKAMQMHEKTHDNIKTIRPLKDGVIADFQAAEALIQGLINMIGEKRRFFTHLKMVICIPSGITEVEKRAVFDSADHVDSKETYLIHEPMAAALGIGLDVEEPIGNMVIDIGGGTTEIAVIALSGIVTDQSIRIAGDEFTNDVIDYMKRKHNILIGERTAEQIKINVGAAIPDIVDPPAKFAVNGRDLLTGIPKQVFTTHVEVAEAIDKSISKIEEAVLKALEDTPPELSSDIFRTGIYLTGGGALLRGLDKRMAAKTKLKVHIADDPLRAVVRGTGLALKNSARYSFLMDRKSI; translated from the coding sequence ATGAGGTTTTTTAATTTTTTTACACAAGAGTTGGCAGTCGATCTGGGAACAGCCAATACTCTTATCATTCAAAATGACAAAGTGGTCGTCGACGAACCATCCATAGTTGCTGTAAACAGAAATACAAATGAGGTCATAGCTGTAGGACAAAAAGCTATGCAAATGCATGAAAAAACACATGACAATATCAAGACTATAAGACCACTGAAAGATGGGGTTATAGCTGACTTTCAGGCAGCTGAGGCGCTCATTCAGGGTCTGATCAATATGATAGGTGAAAAGAGAAGATTTTTTACCCACCTTAAAATGGTTATTTGTATCCCATCCGGAATTACTGAAGTGGAAAAAAGAGCAGTTTTTGACAGTGCAGACCACGTGGATTCAAAAGAAACTTATCTTATCCACGAACCAATGGCTGCTGCATTGGGAATAGGACTGGATGTAGAAGAACCTATTGGAAATATGGTCATTGATATCGGGGGAGGAACTACAGAAATAGCCGTGATAGCACTTTCAGGTATAGTAACTGATCAATCTATCAGGATTGCCGGAGATGAGTTTACCAATGATGTCATCGACTACATGAAAAGAAAACATAATATTCTGATAGGAGAACGTACTGCAGAACAAATAAAAATAAATGTCGGTGCGGCGATTCCTGATATAGTTGATCCGCCGGCAAAATTTGCTGTAAATGGCAGAGATTTGCTTACCGGTATTCCAAAGCAGGTTTTTACAACTCATGTGGAGGTGGCAGAAGCAATAGATAAATCGATTTCTAAAATTGAAGAAGCTGTACTTAAAGCCCTTGAAGATACTCCACCTGAGTTATCATCAGATATATTTCGCACTGGTATATATCTCACCGGAGGTGGCGCATTATTGAGAGGATTGGACAAAAGGATGGCAGCAAAAACCAAACTTAAAGTTCATATTGCAGATGATCCGCTCAGGGCTGTTGTAAGAGGTACGGGTCTTGCTCTGAAAAATTCTGCAAGATATTCCTTCCTTATGGATAGAAAAAGCATTTGA
- the mreC gene encoding rod shape-determining protein MreC, producing the protein MNNVIQLLVRYGAHLLFIVLEVICFNLIINYNKTQREVFLNSSNLYAGKIAEQKARLSQFVSLSEVNDSLMFQNANLVEQLITIDYRNDRIPAADSLLIDQYKLIPSTVCNSTIHLLNNHITLCKGSREGIRKDMGVISSHQGIIGVVRNVSENYAHVTSILHSQSKISCAIKSRFGHGTLVWNTGDPLRANLESIPKHEKIMYGDTVITSGYSTIFPRGILVGKVETFSVKPGSNSYDITVKLFNNPMNPKYGYVIQNKYADEQSKLENEVENE; encoded by the coding sequence ATGAACAATGTCATTCAACTTTTAGTACGGTATGGAGCGCACTTGTTATTCATAGTGCTGGAAGTCATATGCTTCAATCTCATCATCAATTACAATAAAACCCAAAGGGAAGTATTTCTCAACTCTTCCAACCTTTATGCCGGAAAAATTGCCGAACAAAAGGCAAGACTTTCACAATTTGTATCTTTAAGTGAGGTGAATGACAGCCTGATGTTTCAGAATGCCAATTTGGTGGAACAACTTATCACCATCGATTATAGAAATGACAGAATTCCGGCTGCTGATAGCTTATTAATTGATCAGTATAAATTAATTCCGTCCACTGTATGTAATAGTACAATTCATCTCTTGAACAATCATATCACCTTGTGCAAAGGTAGTAGAGAAGGTATAAGAAAAGATATGGGCGTCATTTCTTCCCATCAGGGTATAATAGGAGTAGTGAGAAATGTCTCAGAAAATTATGCACATGTTACTTCAATCCTTCATAGTCAGTCCAAAATCAGTTGTGCTATAAAATCGCGATTCGGACATGGTACACTGGTATGGAATACAGGTGATCCTCTCCGGGCAAATCTGGAATCTATACCAAAACATGAAAAAATAATGTATGGAGATACTGTGATCACGAGTGGTTACTCCACTATCTTTCCACGAGGAATATTAGTAGGAAAGGTGGAGACCTTTTCTGTGAAACCCGGAAGTAATAGTTATGATATCACCGTAAAACTTTTTAACAACCCGATGAATCCTAAATATGGATATGTGATACAAAACAAATATGCCGACGAACAGTCCAAACTCGAAAATGAAGTAGAAAATGAGTAG